The following proteins are co-located in the Paraburkholderia phytofirmans PsJN genome:
- a CDS encoding BrnT family toxin: MLFEWDEIKNQINIRKHGIDFQDAIDVFNHPLLTALDRREDYGEDRWFAMGWIANIVGIVVYVERVEDVVRIISARKATRHEVRHFKQRVWH; the protein is encoded by the coding sequence GTGCTGTTTGAATGGGACGAAATCAAAAATCAGATCAACATCCGCAAACACGGCATCGATTTTCAGGATGCTATCGACGTGTTCAATCACCCGTTACTCACGGCGTTGGACCGGCGGGAAGACTACGGCGAAGACCGCTGGTTCGCGATGGGCTGGATCGCAAACATTGTGGGCATCGTGGTGTATGTCGAGCGGGTCGAAGACGTGGTGCGGATCATTTCGGCACGCAAGGCAACGCGGCACGAGGTCAGGCACTTCAAGCAGCGTGTCTGGCATTGA
- a CDS encoding ABC transporter ATP-binding protein, which translates to MSSLLTIRNLAVNFNGLPAVDRINLDVAPGEVVGVVGESGSGKSVTMMALMGLIDAPGKVTADEITFNGKNLLKASAKERRKIIGKDIAMVFQDALTSLNPSYTVGYQIKEVLKLHEGLRGSALDKRALELLDQVGIPDPKGRIGSFPHQMSGGMNQRVMIAMAIACNPKLLIADEPTTALDVTIQAQIMELLIKLQKERGMALVLISHDLAVVSEVAQRVAVMYAGEVIETNKVPDIFAAPHHPYTEALLAAIPEHNVGAVRLAALPGMVPGRDDRPKGCLFAPRCKYVVDDCLKARPALAPMQGHAEVARVRCIKPLNLGGDANVHTHGGAR; encoded by the coding sequence ATGTCTAGCTTATTGACCATCCGCAATCTGGCGGTGAACTTCAACGGCCTGCCCGCTGTCGACCGCATCAACCTCGATGTCGCGCCGGGCGAAGTGGTCGGCGTGGTCGGCGAATCGGGCTCGGGCAAGAGCGTGACGATGATGGCGCTGATGGGCCTGATCGACGCGCCCGGCAAAGTCACCGCCGACGAAATCACCTTCAACGGCAAGAACCTGCTGAAGGCATCGGCAAAAGAACGCCGCAAGATCATCGGCAAAGACATCGCCATGGTGTTTCAGGACGCGCTCACCAGTCTGAATCCGAGTTACACCGTCGGCTATCAGATCAAGGAAGTGCTGAAGCTGCACGAAGGCTTGCGCGGCAGCGCGTTGGACAAACGCGCGCTGGAACTGCTCGATCAGGTCGGCATTCCCGACCCGAAAGGGCGCATCGGTTCGTTTCCGCATCAGATGTCGGGCGGCATGAACCAGCGCGTGATGATCGCCATGGCGATTGCCTGCAACCCGAAGCTGCTGATCGCCGACGAACCGACCACCGCGCTCGACGTGACGATCCAGGCGCAGATCATGGAGTTGCTGATCAAGCTGCAGAAAGAACGCGGCATGGCGCTCGTGCTGATCTCGCACGATCTCGCGGTGGTGTCCGAAGTCGCGCAACGCGTCGCGGTCATGTACGCTGGCGAAGTGATCGAAACGAACAAAGTGCCGGACATCTTCGCCGCGCCGCATCATCCGTACACGGAAGCGTTGCTGGCGGCGATTCCCGAGCACAATGTCGGCGCCGTGCGGCTCGCCGCATTGCCGGGCATGGTGCCGGGCCGCGACGACCGTCCCAAAGGGTGTCTGTTCGCGCCGCGCTGCAAATACGTGGTCGACGACTGCCTGAAAGCGCGACCGGCACTCGCGCCGATGCAAGGTCACGCTGAAGTAGCGCGCGTGCGCTGCATCAAACCTTTGAACCTGGGCGGCGACGCCAACGTTCACACCCATGGAGGCGCACGATGA
- a CDS encoding tetratricopeptide repeat protein has translation MEHRSQPDRVRTEPSHAAYLASLIDAALEAHQAGRLDAAESLYRETLVLDPAHTGALHYFGVLQFQRGDHDTAASLMSRALKLDRHDAACWSNRGLVAAALGHLDEAMICYDQALQLQPDFADAHNNFGVALQAQGDLSEAIEQYRLALASNPMLLDARLNLGTALSKLGHFDDALACYREALSLDPTSAEAHFNVGNAHKARGDHGAAIASFERALSLRANYTEAHINLGSLIGKLGDYAGAEAHYRRAVALKPNPTHLVCLGGSLGAQGRLDEEEGFYRQALALDPHYADAHQNLAWLLLKRGDYRQGWAEFALRWRKSDYDAIAVPGVAEWRGESLEGRRLLLVGEQGFGDHFQFLRFAGVLAQRGATVELCVREPLLPLVERIAGVHRAFSGKPDGQYDFWVPMMSVPSCIGLDRLADIPAEVPYLFADKTKIKAWRKRLGATDKSKRKVGLVWAGSPGFGNDRYRSMQLAELDALSDIEDIAWYALQKGPAHAQLAEAPPAFRAHDFTAELNSFEDTAALIMNLDLVIAVDTGVAHLAGALGKPVWLMLPANSDWRWLEARSDSPWYPGMRLFRQPMLGDWAPVVEDVTGALREGGI, from the coding sequence ATGGAACACCGATCCCAGCCTGATCGCGTGCGCACCGAACCGTCGCACGCCGCTTACCTTGCCTCATTGATCGACGCCGCGCTCGAAGCGCATCAAGCGGGCCGGCTCGACGCCGCCGAATCCCTCTATCGCGAAACCCTCGTGCTCGATCCTGCTCATACGGGAGCGCTGCACTACTTCGGCGTGCTGCAATTCCAGCGCGGCGATCACGACACGGCCGCGAGCCTGATGAGCCGCGCACTCAAACTCGACCGTCACGATGCCGCCTGCTGGAGCAACCGCGGACTCGTGGCCGCCGCACTCGGCCACCTGGACGAAGCGATGATCTGCTATGACCAGGCGCTGCAACTCCAGCCTGATTTCGCCGATGCGCACAACAACTTCGGCGTCGCACTGCAAGCGCAAGGCGATCTCAGTGAAGCGATCGAGCAGTATCGATTGGCGCTGGCCTCGAACCCCATGCTGCTCGACGCACGTCTGAACCTCGGCACGGCGCTCAGCAAACTTGGGCACTTCGACGACGCGTTGGCGTGCTATCGGGAGGCCTTGTCGCTCGATCCGACATCGGCGGAAGCGCACTTCAATGTGGGCAATGCGCACAAAGCGCGAGGCGATCACGGCGCGGCAATCGCCAGCTTCGAGCGAGCGCTTTCGCTGCGCGCGAATTACACCGAGGCGCACATCAATCTGGGTAGCCTGATCGGCAAGCTCGGCGACTACGCGGGCGCTGAAGCGCATTACCGGCGCGCGGTCGCGCTCAAACCGAATCCGACTCACCTCGTGTGTCTGGGCGGATCGCTCGGCGCGCAAGGTCGGCTGGACGAAGAGGAAGGCTTTTATCGCCAGGCGCTCGCACTCGATCCGCACTACGCGGACGCGCATCAGAATCTCGCGTGGCTGTTGCTCAAACGCGGCGACTATCGACAGGGCTGGGCCGAATTCGCGCTGCGCTGGCGCAAGAGCGACTATGACGCGATCGCGGTGCCGGGCGTTGCTGAATGGCGTGGCGAGTCGTTAGAGGGGCGCCGTCTGTTGCTGGTCGGCGAGCAGGGTTTCGGTGACCATTTCCAGTTCCTGCGCTTTGCGGGCGTACTCGCCCAGCGCGGTGCAACGGTCGAGCTGTGCGTGCGCGAGCCGCTGCTGCCTTTGGTCGAACGCATCGCGGGCGTGCATCGCGCATTCAGCGGCAAACCCGACGGCCAATACGATTTCTGGGTGCCGATGATGAGCGTGCCCTCGTGTATCGGTTTGGATCGTCTTGCCGACATTCCCGCAGAAGTGCCCTACCTGTTCGCCGACAAAACGAAGATCAAGGCATGGCGCAAACGTCTCGGCGCGACCGACAAGTCGAAGCGCAAGGTGGGACTGGTCTGGGCCGGCAGTCCTGGATTCGGCAACGACCGCTACCGCTCGATGCAACTAGCCGAACTAGACGCGCTCAGCGACATTGAAGACATTGCCTGGTACGCGCTGCAGAAAGGCCCCGCGCATGCGCAACTGGCCGAGGCGCCGCCCGCTTTCCGTGCCCACGATTTCACAGCCGAGCTGAACAGCTTCGAAGACACGGCCGCGTTGATCATGAACCTGGATCTGGTGATCGCCGTGGACACCGGCGTCGCGCATCTGGCCGGAGCGTTGGGCAAACCGGTGTGGTTGATGTTGCCCGCCAATTCGGACTGGCGCTGGCTCGAAGCACGCAGCGACTCACCGTGGTATCCAGGAATGAGATTGTTCCGGCAGCCGATGCTAGGAGATTGGGCGCCGGTGGTCGAGGACGTGACCGGCGCACTGCGCGAAGGCGGGATCTAA
- a CDS encoding DUF979 domain-containing protein — MTLTITYLFWLLGVVLLVVGGMIVTDKDHPRRFTAGGFWILYALIFLIGDKLPPAVVGVLVIVMALIAGFGGVTAGKPRVLSLEARKASAARLRNKLFVPALTIPVVTVIITLSASHLVFGGMPLVEKANVTLIGFGIGCVIALAIACVMTRDTVGQSMKEARRLVDALSWAAVLPQMLGMLGLVFSDAGVGKAVAHVTTAYISLDYRFIAVAVYCIGMALFTMVMGNGFAAFPVMTGGVGVPILVGVFHGNPAVMVAIGMFSGYCGTLMTPMAANFNMVPVALLELPDKNAVIKVQIPTALSLLVVNILLLNFLMFL; from the coding sequence ATGACGCTCACGATCACCTATCTTTTCTGGCTGCTGGGCGTGGTGCTGCTGGTTGTCGGCGGCATGATCGTCACGGACAAGGATCACCCGCGTCGCTTCACCGCCGGCGGTTTCTGGATTCTCTACGCGCTGATCTTCCTTATCGGCGACAAGCTGCCGCCCGCCGTGGTCGGTGTGCTAGTGATCGTCATGGCGCTGATCGCCGGCTTCGGCGGCGTCACCGCGGGCAAGCCCAGGGTGCTGTCGCTCGAAGCACGCAAGGCGAGCGCCGCGCGTCTGCGTAACAAGCTGTTCGTGCCCGCGCTGACCATTCCGGTCGTCACCGTGATCATCACGCTGTCGGCGAGCCATCTGGTGTTCGGCGGGATGCCGCTGGTCGAGAAGGCGAACGTCACGCTGATCGGCTTCGGCATCGGCTGCGTGATCGCGCTGGCGATCGCCTGCGTGATGACGCGCGACACCGTCGGCCAGTCGATGAAGGAAGCCCGCCGCCTTGTCGACGCGCTGTCGTGGGCCGCCGTGCTGCCGCAGATGCTCGGCATGCTCGGCCTCGTGTTCTCGGACGCGGGCGTCGGCAAGGCCGTCGCGCACGTGACAACGGCGTACATCAGCCTCGACTATCGCTTCATTGCGGTGGCCGTGTACTGCATCGGCATGGCGCTGTTCACCATGGTGATGGGCAACGGCTTCGCCGCGTTCCCGGTGATGACAGGCGGCGTCGGCGTGCCGATTCTGGTGGGCGTGTTTCACGGCAACCCGGCGGTGATGGTCGCGATCGGCATGTTCTCCGGCTACTGCGGCACGCTGATGACGCCGATGGCCGCAAACTTCAACATGGTGCCGGTCGCGCTGCTGGAGCTGCCGGATAAGAACGCGGTGATCAAGGTGCAGATTCCTACCGCGCTGAGCTTGCTGGTCGTGAATATCTTGCTGCTGAATTTCCTGATGTTTTTATAG
- a CDS encoding TraB/GumN family protein produces MPDGLAARRLARRLRDGGLNAASTRRWKARALAGAALFGVCSVFPLGIGQSGVAHAAGAAANAPAQAGRPALPVPNMPAPPRVGLPGSNPPPASPPALPGTTASGPVRAQPARMPFYVATRGATTIYVLGTLHVGDPADYPADQPFRAPILGALAASPTLALELSPDELLVSQDDVSKYGVCRRDCLPGLLPDPLWRKLALRLHGNPAALDAIKKMRPWLASLLVETYDSLSAGLQTEYGSEAQLQNVYLRTRGKIVGLETLSQQMRAFTGLSLAQQREMLAQDLVQTPAENVADVRTLHRLWRVGDADAIAAWQAAKSEKLARDKHISDSIDNKIVYDRNRRFVSRMLMIAAPNKPVFVAIGALHLGGRKGVLQLLRQHGFVVEAG; encoded by the coding sequence ATGCCTGATGGGTTGGCGGCGCGTCGTCTTGCGCGCCGCTTGCGTGATGGCGGCCTGAACGCCGCTTCAACGCGGCGCTGGAAGGCGCGTGCACTGGCTGGTGCCGCGCTCTTCGGCGTTTGTTCTGTATTTCCTCTCGGCATAGGGCAGTCCGGCGTGGCGCATGCCGCCGGGGCCGCCGCCAACGCACCCGCGCAGGCGGGGCGTCCGGCGCTGCCGGTGCCTAACATGCCGGCCCCGCCACGCGTCGGCTTGCCGGGCTCCAACCCGCCTCCCGCTTCACCGCCTGCTTTGCCGGGCACCACGGCGAGCGGCCCGGTGCGCGCGCAGCCGGCGCGCATGCCGTTCTATGTCGCGACGCGCGGCGCGACCACCATCTACGTGCTGGGCACACTGCATGTCGGCGATCCCGCCGACTATCCCGCCGATCAGCCTTTTCGCGCCCCGATCCTCGGCGCGCTCGCCGCCTCGCCGACGCTGGCGCTCGAACTCTCGCCCGACGAACTGCTGGTTTCGCAAGACGACGTCTCGAAGTACGGCGTCTGCCGGCGCGACTGTCTGCCGGGACTGCTGCCCGATCCTTTGTGGCGCAAGCTGGCCCTCCGGCTGCACGGCAACCCGGCGGCACTCGACGCCATCAAGAAGATGCGGCCGTGGCTCGCTTCGTTGCTGGTCGAAACCTACGATTCGCTGAGTGCCGGTCTGCAGACCGAGTACGGGTCGGAAGCGCAACTGCAAAACGTGTATTTGCGCACACGCGGCAAGATCGTCGGTCTCGAAACCTTGTCGCAGCAGATGCGCGCATTCACGGGGCTGTCGCTCGCGCAGCAGCGCGAGATGCTGGCACAGGATCTGGTGCAGACGCCCGCGGAAAATGTCGCGGACGTGCGGACCTTGCATCGGCTGTGGCGCGTGGGCGACGCGGATGCGATCGCCGCCTGGCAGGCCGCGAAATCGGAAAAGCTGGCCCGTGACAAACACATCTCCGATTCGATCGACAACAAGATCGTCTATGACCGCAACCGGCGCTTCGTCTCGCGGATGCTGATGATCGCCGCACCGAACAAGCCGGTTTTCGTGGCGATCGGCGCGCTGCATCTGGGTGGCCGTAAGGGCGTGCTGCAGCTTTTGCGGCAGCATGGGTTCGTGGTCGAGGCGGGGTGA
- a CDS encoding BrnA antitoxin family protein yields MSRGEMMVKASGTDWKRLAKTDDAQIDTTDVPELGDDFFQRAELHVPPKQAVTMRLDADVLNWFKEQGQGYQTRINKLLRAYMLAQQRRRP; encoded by the coding sequence ATGAGCAGAGGTGAAATGATGGTTAAGGCATCGGGAACAGACTGGAAGCGACTCGCCAAAACAGACGACGCGCAAATCGATACAACCGACGTGCCCGAACTGGGCGACGATTTTTTTCAACGCGCCGAGTTGCACGTTCCGCCGAAGCAGGCCGTGACAATGCGTCTGGATGCGGACGTGCTGAACTGGTTCAAGGAGCAGGGGCAGGGTTATCAGACGCGCATCAACAAACTGTTGCGCGCCTATATGCTGGCGCAGCAGCGGCGGCGTCCGTAA
- a CDS encoding DUF969 domain-containing protein, whose amino-acid sequence MQTTVSLWPLIGVAVIIVGFLLRFNPMLIVAVAAIITGLAAHFPPEKILADIGTGFIKTRNIPLIILLPLAVIGLLERHGLRERAQTWIGGIKAATAGRLLIVYLLVRELTAAVGLTGLGGHPQMVRPLIAPMAEGATETRFGKISDAVRFKLRAFSAATDNVGLFFGEDIFVAFGAIVLMTTFLKEAGIVVEPIHVAVWGIPTAICAFLIHGFRLYLLDRKLERELRGNATASNAAGTSTQSAAGDKA is encoded by the coding sequence ATGCAGACAACAGTCAGTCTATGGCCGCTCATTGGCGTGGCCGTCATCATCGTCGGCTTTTTATTACGGTTCAATCCGATGCTGATCGTGGCGGTCGCCGCGATTATCACCGGCCTGGCCGCGCACTTCCCGCCTGAAAAGATTCTTGCCGATATCGGCACCGGCTTCATCAAGACCCGCAATATCCCGCTGATCATTCTCCTGCCACTCGCCGTGATCGGTTTGCTCGAACGGCACGGCTTGCGCGAACGCGCGCAAACGTGGATCGGCGGCATCAAGGCCGCGACCGCCGGGCGTCTTCTGATCGTCTATCTGCTGGTGCGCGAGCTGACCGCCGCGGTCGGTTTGACCGGGCTAGGCGGCCATCCGCAGATGGTGCGTCCGCTGATCGCGCCGATGGCCGAAGGCGCCACCGAAACCCGCTTCGGCAAGATCAGCGACGCGGTGCGTTTCAAACTGCGCGCGTTCTCCGCGGCGACCGACAACGTCGGCCTGTTCTTCGGCGAGGACATCTTCGTCGCGTTCGGCGCGATCGTGCTGATGACCACCTTCCTGAAAGAAGCAGGGATCGTCGTCGAACCGATTCACGTGGCCGTGTGGGGCATTCCGACCGCGATCTGCGCGTTTCTGATTCACGGCTTCCGCCTCTATCTGCTCGACCGCAAGCTCGAGCGCGAACTGCGCGGCAATGCCACGGCGAGCAACGCCGCCGGTACGTCGACGCAATCCGCCGCAGGAGACAAAGCATGA
- a CDS encoding 5-oxoprolinase subunit C family protein encodes MIDVIRAGLLTTIQDLGRHGYRHLGVAMGGALDRLSLEVGNRLVGNRPDAAGLEITFGPTVLRFLRATRVAITGTEFGATLDGKPVYSWWSLPVQAGQELVLNAAKRGMRGYVCVAGGVDVLPMLGSRSTDLAGHFGGLGGRALRDGDRLPVGAPPQRGHLGFTPEAPEFGVKAPAWCKFVLVHEPLRRGRHPSGVPWAVPIRVLRGPEYESFTDEAHESFWSDEWLVTPNSNRMGYRLAGTELKRTRKADLLSHAVLPGTIQVPPNGQPIVLMSDAQTTGGYPKIGAVIQADLWKLAQVRLNAAVRFIPTTPYEARQALLEERTYLRQIDAAIAMHEERCARQSAVATL; translated from the coding sequence ATGATCGATGTGATTCGCGCGGGTCTGTTGACCACGATTCAGGATCTCGGCCGTCACGGCTACCGGCACCTCGGCGTCGCGATGGGGGGCGCGCTCGATCGTCTGTCGCTCGAAGTCGGCAACCGGCTGGTCGGCAACCGGCCCGATGCAGCGGGTCTGGAAATCACCTTCGGCCCGACCGTGCTGCGCTTTCTGCGCGCCACGCGGGTCGCCATTACCGGCACCGAATTCGGCGCGACGCTCGACGGCAAGCCGGTCTACTCGTGGTGGAGCCTGCCCGTGCAGGCCGGCCAGGAGCTGGTGCTCAATGCGGCGAAGCGCGGCATGCGCGGCTATGTGTGCGTGGCGGGCGGCGTCGACGTCCTGCCGATGCTCGGCTCGCGCAGCACCGATCTGGCCGGCCATTTCGGCGGACTCGGCGGCCGCGCGCTGCGCGACGGCGACCGCCTGCCGGTCGGCGCGCCGCCGCAGCGCGGCCATCTCGGCTTTACCCCCGAGGCGCCGGAATTCGGCGTGAAGGCGCCCGCCTGGTGCAAGTTCGTGCTGGTCCATGAGCCGCTGCGGCGTGGCCGTCATCCGTCGGGCGTGCCGTGGGCGGTGCCGATCCGCGTGCTGCGCGGACCGGAATACGAGAGCTTCACCGATGAAGCCCACGAGTCGTTCTGGTCCGATGAATGGCTCGTCACGCCGAACAGCAATCGCATGGGCTACCGCCTCGCGGGCACCGAACTCAAGCGCACGCGTAAGGCCGATCTGCTTTCGCACGCCGTGCTGCCCGGCACGATCCAGGTGCCGCCGAACGGCCAGCCGATCGTGCTGATGAGCGACGCGCAAACCACCGGCGGCTATCCGAAGATCGGCGCGGTGATTCAGGCCGATCTGTGGAAGCTCGCGCAAGTGCGCCTGAACGCCGCGGTCCGCTTCATCCCGACGACGCCCTACGAGGCGCGTCAGGCTTTGCTGGAAGAACGTACGTATTTGCGGCAGATCGACGCCGCGATCGCAATGCATGAAGAACGCTGCGCACGGCAGTCGGCCGTCGCGACACTGTAA
- the pxpB gene encoding 5-oxoprolinase subunit PxpB — MSQPRIFPLGDAALVCEAPPPATLECQRRVWAAAEAARDWPHVLEVVPGMNNLTLVFDPLEADRDALVSHLQAAWDAVSDAPALGREVEIPVQYGGEFGPDLQTVANHTGLSVREVVERHSQGDYVVFFLGFQPGFAYMGGLEAALHTPRRASPRLEVPAGSVGIGGEQTGIYPATSPGGWQLIGRTELPLFDPARRPPTLLQPGDRVRFTIAGIHA; from the coding sequence ATGAGCCAACCTAGAATCTTTCCGCTCGGCGATGCCGCGCTAGTCTGCGAAGCGCCGCCGCCCGCCACGCTGGAATGCCAGCGGCGCGTGTGGGCGGCCGCCGAGGCCGCGCGCGACTGGCCGCATGTGCTGGAGGTGGTGCCGGGCATGAACAACCTCACGCTCGTCTTCGACCCGCTCGAGGCCGACCGCGACGCGCTGGTGAGCCATCTTCAAGCGGCCTGGGATGCGGTGAGCGACGCGCCCGCGCTGGGCCGCGAAGTCGAGATTCCGGTGCAGTACGGCGGCGAGTTCGGCCCCGATCTGCAGACGGTCGCCAATCACACAGGCTTGAGCGTGCGCGAGGTCGTCGAACGTCATTCGCAGGGCGACTATGTCGTGTTCTTTCTCGGCTTCCAGCCGGGCTTCGCCTATATGGGCGGCCTCGAAGCCGCGCTGCATACGCCGCGCCGCGCGTCGCCGCGGCTGGAAGTGCCGGCCGGCTCGGTCGGCATCGGCGGCGAACAGACCGGGATTTATCCGGCCACTTCGCCAGGCGGCTGGCAGTTGATCGGCCGCACCGAGCTGCCGCTGTTCGACCCGGCGCGCCGGCCGCCCACGCTGTTGCAGCCGGGCGACCGGGTGCGCTTCACCATCGCGGGGATACACGCATGA
- the pxpA gene encoding 5-oxoprolinase subunit PxpA, translated as MEIDLNADLGEGCGSDEALLDLVSSANIACGWHAGGANAMRDCVRWAVQKGVSIGAHPSFNDPENFGRKEMDLPASDIYAGVLYQLGALSAIAQAEGGRIAHVKPHGALYNQAARDSKIADAIVSAVHDFDPSVAVFALANSGLVTAARNAGLVAVEEVFADRGYRADGSLVPRKEPGALLDDEDEVLTRTLAMIREQRVQAVDGQWVSLNAQTICLHGDGPHALAFARRIRGALQDAGIEVHAAGAARA; from the coding sequence ATGGAAATCGATTTGAACGCCGATCTCGGCGAAGGCTGCGGGTCCGACGAAGCACTGCTCGACCTGGTCAGCTCGGCGAACATCGCGTGCGGCTGGCATGCGGGCGGCGCCAACGCGATGCGCGACTGCGTGCGTTGGGCGGTGCAGAAAGGTGTGTCGATCGGCGCGCATCCGAGCTTCAACGACCCGGAGAATTTCGGCCGCAAGGAAATGGATCTGCCGGCCAGCGACATCTACGCGGGCGTGCTCTATCAACTCGGCGCGCTGTCGGCGATTGCCCAGGCCGAAGGCGGGCGCATTGCGCACGTCAAGCCGCACGGCGCGCTCTACAACCAGGCCGCGCGCGACAGCAAGATCGCCGACGCGATCGTCTCGGCGGTGCACGATTTCGATCCATCGGTGGCGGTGTTCGCGCTTGCCAACAGCGGACTCGTGACGGCCGCGCGCAACGCGGGTCTCGTCGCCGTCGAAGAAGTCTTTGCCGATCGTGGCTATCGCGCGGACGGCTCGCTGGTGCCGCGCAAAGAACCCGGCGCGCTGCTCGACGACGAAGACGAAGTGCTGACGCGCACGCTCGCCATGATTCGCGAGCAACGCGTGCAAGCCGTGGACGGTCAATGGGTGTCGCTGAACGCACAGACCATCTGCCTGCACGGCGACGGTCCGCATGCTCTGGCGTTCGCGCGGCGCATTCGCGGCGCGCTGCAGGATGCGGGCATCGAGGTCCACGCGGCCGGCGCGGCGCGCGCCTGA
- a CDS encoding peptide ABC transporter ATP-binding protein, translated as MNAVLETRRQSDHAGDHVLVAEQLARYYTVKRGMFASGTVKALNGVSFALERGKTLAVVGESGCGKSTLARQLTMIEAPSAGRLLIDGEDVAGADHAKIAALRRRVQMVFQNPFASLNPRKTVEQTLGEPLAINTQLSATERAERIAQMMRTVGLRPEHAKRYPHMFSGGQRQRVAIARAMILDPQIVVADEPVSALDVSIQAQILNLFMDLQEQFKTSYVFISHNLSVVEHIADDVMVMYFGGVAELGDKKRIFSNPRHPYTRALMSATPSIFEADRTIKIKLQGEMPSPLNPPSGCTFHQRCPYVIDRCRSEEPKLREVDGRQVSCHRAEEVGDVDA; from the coding sequence ATGAACGCAGTACTCGAAACGCGGCGCCAGTCCGACCATGCGGGCGACCACGTGCTGGTCGCGGAGCAATTGGCGCGCTACTACACGGTCAAGCGCGGCATGTTCGCGTCCGGCACGGTGAAGGCGCTCAACGGAGTCTCGTTCGCGCTCGAACGCGGCAAGACGCTGGCAGTGGTTGGCGAATCCGGCTGTGGCAAATCGACGCTCGCGCGTCAATTGACCATGATCGAAGCGCCCTCCGCGGGCCGTCTGCTGATCGACGGTGAAGACGTGGCCGGCGCCGATCACGCGAAGATCGCAGCGCTGCGCCGGCGCGTGCAGATGGTGTTCCAGAACCCGTTTGCCTCGCTCAATCCGCGCAAGACCGTCGAGCAGACGCTCGGCGAACCGCTCGCAATCAACACGCAACTGAGCGCGACCGAGCGCGCCGAACGGATCGCGCAGATGATGCGCACCGTCGGCCTGCGTCCGGAACATGCGAAGCGCTATCCGCATATGTTCTCCGGCGGTCAGCGGCAACGTGTGGCGATTGCGCGCGCGATGATTCTCGACCCGCAGATCGTGGTCGCCGACGAACCCGTATCGGCGCTCGACGTGTCGATCCAGGCGCAGATTCTGAATCTGTTCATGGATCTGCAGGAACAGTTCAAGACCAGCTACGTGTTCATCTCGCACAACCTCTCGGTGGTGGAGCATATCGCCGACGACGTGATGGTGATGTACTTCGGCGGCGTGGCGGAGCTCGGCGACAAGAAGCGGATTTTCTCGAACCCGCGTCATCCGTACACGCGCGCGCTGATGTCGGCCACGCCGTCGATCTTCGAGGCGGATCGCACGATCAAGATCAAGCTGCAAGGCGAAATGCCTTCGCCGCTGAATCCGCCGTCGGGTTGCACGTTTCATCAGCGCTGCCCGTACGTGATCGACCGCTGCCGCAGCGAAGAACCGAAGCTGCGTGAAGTGGATGGCCGCCAGGTGTCGTGTCACCGCGCCGAGGAGGTGGGGGACGTGGATGCCTGA
- a CDS encoding winged helix DNA-binding protein → MSRHPTKIVSSEHLVSETSAELSELEYALIMAGNAFNRWMVRCMSAAGEKDMTAIEVSLLHHVSHRERRKKLADICFVLNIEDTHVATYALKKLVARGYVKSEKTGKEVFFSATDAGRALCLKYREVRESCLISTLKESGLTNEQIGEAAQLMRNASGLYDTAARAAASL, encoded by the coding sequence ATGTCGCGCCATCCCACCAAGATCGTCTCCTCGGAACATCTCGTGTCCGAGACCAGCGCGGAACTGTCCGAACTCGAGTACGCGCTCATCATGGCGGGCAATGCATTCAACCGATGGATGGTGCGCTGCATGTCGGCGGCGGGCGAAAAAGATATGACCGCCATCGAGGTTTCGCTGCTGCACCACGTCAGCCATCGCGAGCGCCGCAAGAAGCTGGCGGACATCTGCTTCGTGCTGAACATCGAGGACACGCACGTCGCCACCTACGCGTTGAAGAAGCTCGTAGCTAGAGGGTATGTAAAAAGCGAAAAGACCGGCAAGGAAGTGTTCTTCTCGGCAACCGATGCGGGCCGCGCGCTTTGTCTGAAATATCGCGAGGTGCGCGAGAGCTGTCTGATTTCAACGCTGAAGGAAAGCGGCCTGACCAACGAGCAGATCGGCGAAGCGGCGCAACTGATGCGCAACGCCTCAGGTCTTTACGACACGGCCGCGCGGGCGGCGGCGTCTTTATAA